In Grus americana isolate bGruAme1 chromosome 19, bGruAme1.mat, whole genome shotgun sequence, the following are encoded in one genomic region:
- the ELN gene encoding elastin isoform X14: MARQAAAPLLPGVLLLFSILPASQQGGVPGAIPGGGVPGAGFFPGAGVGGLGAGLGAGGKPLKPGAAGLFPGGVFPGAAAAAALKAAAKAGAGIGGVGGIGVPGGLGVPGGAVVPGGVQPGVGAAGKPPKVPGAGIPGAFPGGVLPGAGVRFPGVGVLPGVPTGAGVKPKVPGAGAFAGIPGFGPGGIGAGIGAGKAGYPTGTGVGAQAAAAKAAAKYGAGVLPGVGGIPGVGGVVPGVGVVPGAGVGVPAAAAAAAKAAAKAGAFGAGVLPGVGGVPGLVPGVGGVPGLVPGVPGVAGVGAPAAAKAAAKAAKYGAGVGVPGVPGVPGVPGVPGVPGVPGVPGVPGVPGVAGVPGVPGVAGVPGVVPGVGVGGPEAAAAAAKAAAKAAAYGVPGVGVPGVGVPGVGVPGVGVPGVGVPGVGVPGVGVPGVGVPGLVPGVGGPAAAAAAKAAAKAAKYGAGGLAPGVGGLAPGIGGLAPGVGGLAPGIGGVPGVGGLAAAAKAAAKAAKFGAGVGGVPGGVPGVAGVPGVPGVTPGVGVVPGLVPGAGVPGTGILPGAGIPQIGVQPGAKPPKFGVPGAGVPGVGIVPGALGVGGLGVGLGAGILYPGAVGKPPKPGFGIGGLQPGAGVPGFGVSPIFPGGVAGQLGFVGKPPKTFGGALGALGFRGGVGCAQGKFCGRKRK, translated from the exons ATGgcaaggcaggcagctgcacCCCTCCTTCCCggagtcctcctcctcttctccatccTCCCGGCTTCTCAGCAAGGag GGGTCCCTGGTGCTATTCCGGGAGGGGGAGTCCCAGGAGCAGGCTTTTTCCCAG GTGCTGGGGTTGGAGGTTTGGGAGCAG GACTTGGGGCTGGAGGAAAACCTCTCAAACCAG GTGCTGCAGGTCTTTTCCCCGGGGGCGTCTTCCCAGgagctgccgctgccgccgcgctCAAGGCTGCTGCGAAAGCTG GTGCTGGCATTGGTGGCGTGGGTGGAATTGGTGTTCCTGGTGGCCTCGGGGTCCCCGGAG GTGCAGTGGTACCGGGCGGGGTGCAGCCCGGGGTTGGTGCGGCAGGGAAACCCCCCAAAGTACCAG GTGCTGGGATTCCTGGAGCTTTCCCGGGTGGCGTGCTCCCCGGTGCAG GTGTCCGCTTCCCTGGCGTAGGGGTGCTGCCCGGAGTGCCCACTGGTGCTGGAGTGAAGCCGAAAGTTCCAG GAGCAGGAGCCTTCGCAGGAATCCCTG GCTTCGGGCCCGGCGGGATAGGAGCCGGCATCGGGGCAGGAAAGGCAGGGTACCCCACCGGGACAG GAGTtggagcacaggcagcagcagcgaaAGCAGCAGCGAAATATG GAGCCGGTGTCCTGCCCGGGGTTGGCGGCATCCCTGGAGTCGGCGGAGTGGTACCCGGTGTCGGCGTTGTCCCAGGAGCCGGAG TTGgagtgccagcagcagcagcggcagcggcgAAGGCGGCGGCGAAGGCAGGAGCTTTTG gTGCAGGGGTGCTGCCCGGCGTTGGCGGCGTCCCAGGCCTCGTGCCTGGTGTTGGCGGTGTCCCCGGCTTGGTGCCTGGTGTCCCCGGGGTGGCAG GAGTCGGGgcgccagcagcagcaaaggcagcagcaaaggcagctaaGTACG GAGCTGGTGTCGGTGTTCCTGGCGTTCCTGGCGTTCCTGGTGTTCCTGGCGTTCCTGGTGTTCCTGGCGTTCCTGGCGTCCCTGGCGTTCCTGGCGTCCCTGGCGTTGCTGGTGTCCCCGGCGTGCCCGGCGTGGCTGGGGTTCCCGGTGTGGTGCCTGGTGTCGGAG TGGGTGGCCCAGAAGCCGCGGCAGCCGCGGCGAAGGCTGCAGCGAAAGCCGCGGCGTATG GTGTGCCCGGAGTTGGCGTGCCCGGAGTTGGCGTGCCCGGAGTCGGTGTGCCTGGAGTCGGCGTGCCCGGTGTCGGCGTACCCGGAGTTGGTGTGCCCGGAGTTGGTGTGCCCGGTGTCGGCGTGCCCGGTCTGGTGCCAG gAGTTGGAGGTCCAGCGGCCGCCGCTGCTGCCAAAGCAGCTGCCAAAGCAGCCAAGTACG GAGCAGGTGGCCTGGCTCCTGGCGTGGGTGGCCTGGCTCCTGGTATAGGTGGTCTAGCTCCTGGAGTGGGTGGCCTGGCCCCTGGCATTGGAGGTGTCccag GGGTCGGAGGTCTGGCcgcagcagcaaaagcagcagcgaAGGCAGCCAAATTTG GTGCTGGGGTCGGAGGGGTGCCAGGTGGGGTGCCCGGCGTCGCCGGAGTGCCAGGAGTGCCAGGAGTGACACCCGGTGTCGGCGTTGTGCCCGGGTTGGTGCCAGGCGCAGGGGTACCCGGTACCGGCATCCTCCCCGGGGCAG GCATCCCCCAAATAGGGGTGCAGCCTGGTGCTAAACCTCCCAAATTTG GCGTTCCCGGGGCTGGAGTCCCAGGGGTTGGCATTGTCCCAG GTGCCCTCGGAGTTGGTGGCCTTGGAGTCGGGCTCGGTGCTG GAATCTTGTATCCAGGAGCTGTTGGGAAACCTCCCAAGCCAG GTTTTGGTAttggggggctgcagccag GGGCTGGAGTTCCCGGCTTTGGCGTATCACCGATATTTCCAG GTGGGGTCGCCGGCCAGCTGGGATTCGTTG GGAAGCCCCCCAAGACCTTCGGAGGAGCCCTCGGTGCCCTGGGCTTTAGAG GCGGCGTGGGCTGCGCACAAGGGAAGTTCTGCGGGAGGAAGCGGAAGTAA
- the ELN gene encoding elastin isoform X16: MARQAAAPLLPGVLLLFSILPASQQGGVPGAIPGGGVPGAGFFPGAGVGGLGAGLGAGGKPLKPGAAGLFPGGVFPGAAAAAALKAAAKAGAGIGGVGGIGVPGGLGVPGGAVVPGGVQPGVGAAGKPPKVPGAGIPGAFPGGVLPGAGVRFPGVGVLPGVPTGAGVKPKVPGAGAFAGIPGLGGFGGQQPGVPLGYPIKAPKLPGFGPGGIGAGIGAGKAGYPTGTGVGAQAAAAKAAAKYGAGVLPGVGGIPGVGGVVPGVGVVPGAGVGVPAAAAAAAKAAAKAGAFGAGVLPGVGGVPGLVPGVGGVPGLVPGVPGVAGVGAPAAAKAAAKAAKYGAGVGVPGVPGVPGVPGVPGVPGVPGVPGVPGVPGVAGVPGVPGVAGVPGVVPGVGVGGPEAAAAAAKAAAKAAAYGVPGVGVPGVGVPGVGVPGVGVPGVGVPGVGVPGVGVPGVGVPGLVPGVGGPAAAAAAKAAAKAAKYGAGGLAPGVGGLAPGIGGLAPGVGGLAPGIGGVPGVGGLAAAAKAAAKAAKFGAGVGGVPGGVPGVAGVPGVPGVTPGVGVVPGLVPGAGVPGTGILPGAGIPQIGVQPGAKPPKFGVPGAGVPGVGIVPGALGVGGLGVGLGAGGVAGQLGFVGKPPKTFGGALGALGFRGGVGCAQGKFCGRKRK, translated from the exons ATGgcaaggcaggcagctgcacCCCTCCTTCCCggagtcctcctcctcttctccatccTCCCGGCTTCTCAGCAAGGag GGGTCCCTGGTGCTATTCCGGGAGGGGGAGTCCCAGGAGCAGGCTTTTTCCCAG GTGCTGGGGTTGGAGGTTTGGGAGCAG GACTTGGGGCTGGAGGAAAACCTCTCAAACCAG GTGCTGCAGGTCTTTTCCCCGGGGGCGTCTTCCCAGgagctgccgctgccgccgcgctCAAGGCTGCTGCGAAAGCTG GTGCTGGCATTGGTGGCGTGGGTGGAATTGGTGTTCCTGGTGGCCTCGGGGTCCCCGGAG GTGCAGTGGTACCGGGCGGGGTGCAGCCCGGGGTTGGTGCGGCAGGGAAACCCCCCAAAGTACCAG GTGCTGGGATTCCTGGAGCTTTCCCGGGTGGCGTGCTCCCCGGTGCAG GTGTCCGCTTCCCTGGCGTAGGGGTGCTGCCCGGAGTGCCCACTGGTGCTGGAGTGAAGCCGAAAGTTCCAG GAGCAGGAGCCTTCGCAGGAATCCCTG GACTGGGAGGTTTTGGAGGTCAGCAGCCCGGTGTCCCTCTGGGGTATCCCATCAAAGCTCCTAAGCTCCCAG GCTTCGGGCCCGGCGGGATAGGAGCCGGCATCGGGGCAGGAAAGGCAGGGTACCCCACCGGGACAG GAGTtggagcacaggcagcagcagcgaaAGCAGCAGCGAAATATG GAGCCGGTGTCCTGCCCGGGGTTGGCGGCATCCCTGGAGTCGGCGGAGTGGTACCCGGTGTCGGCGTTGTCCCAGGAGCCGGAG TTGgagtgccagcagcagcagcggcagcggcgAAGGCGGCGGCGAAGGCAGGAGCTTTTG gTGCAGGGGTGCTGCCCGGCGTTGGCGGCGTCCCAGGCCTCGTGCCTGGTGTTGGCGGTGTCCCCGGCTTGGTGCCTGGTGTCCCCGGGGTGGCAG GAGTCGGGgcgccagcagcagcaaaggcagcagcaaaggcagctaaGTACG GAGCTGGTGTCGGTGTTCCTGGCGTTCCTGGCGTTCCTGGTGTTCCTGGCGTTCCTGGTGTTCCTGGCGTTCCTGGCGTCCCTGGCGTTCCTGGCGTCCCTGGCGTTGCTGGTGTCCCCGGCGTGCCCGGCGTGGCTGGGGTTCCCGGTGTGGTGCCTGGTGTCGGAG TGGGTGGCCCAGAAGCCGCGGCAGCCGCGGCGAAGGCTGCAGCGAAAGCCGCGGCGTATG GTGTGCCCGGAGTTGGCGTGCCCGGAGTTGGCGTGCCCGGAGTCGGTGTGCCTGGAGTCGGCGTGCCCGGTGTCGGCGTACCCGGAGTTGGTGTGCCCGGAGTTGGTGTGCCCGGTGTCGGCGTGCCCGGTCTGGTGCCAG gAGTTGGAGGTCCAGCGGCCGCCGCTGCTGCCAAAGCAGCTGCCAAAGCAGCCAAGTACG GAGCAGGTGGCCTGGCTCCTGGCGTGGGTGGCCTGGCTCCTGGTATAGGTGGTCTAGCTCCTGGAGTGGGTGGCCTGGCCCCTGGCATTGGAGGTGTCccag GGGTCGGAGGTCTGGCcgcagcagcaaaagcagcagcgaAGGCAGCCAAATTTG GTGCTGGGGTCGGAGGGGTGCCAGGTGGGGTGCCCGGCGTCGCCGGAGTGCCAGGAGTGCCAGGAGTGACACCCGGTGTCGGCGTTGTGCCCGGGTTGGTGCCAGGCGCAGGGGTACCCGGTACCGGCATCCTCCCCGGGGCAG GCATCCCCCAAATAGGGGTGCAGCCTGGTGCTAAACCTCCCAAATTTG GCGTTCCCGGGGCTGGAGTCCCAGGGGTTGGCATTGTCCCAG GTGCCCTCGGAGTTGGTGGCCTTGGAGTCGGGCTCGGTGCTG GTGGGGTCGCCGGCCAGCTGGGATTCGTTG GGAAGCCCCCCAAGACCTTCGGAGGAGCCCTCGGTGCCCTGGGCTTTAGAG GCGGCGTGGGCTGCGCACAAGGGAAGTTCTGCGGGAGGAAGCGGAAGTAA
- the ELN gene encoding elastin isoform X17: protein MARQAAAPLLPGVLLLFSILPASQQGGVPGAIPGGGVPGAGFFPGAGVGGLGAGLGAGGKPLKPGAAGLFPGGVFPGAAAAAALKAAAKAGAGIPGAFPGGVLPGAGVRFPGVGVLPGVPTGAGVKPKVPGAGAFAGIPGFGPGGIGAGIGAGKAGYPTGTGVGAQAAAAKAAAKYGAGVLPGVGGIPGVGGVVPGVGVVPGAGVGVPAAAAAAAKAAAKAGAFGAGVLPGVGGVPGLVPGVGGVPGLVPGVPGVAGVGAPAAAKAAAKAAKYGAGVGVPGVPGVPGVPGVPGVPGVPGVPGVPGVPGVAGVPGVPGVAGVPGVVPGVGVGGPEAAAAAAKAAAKAAAYGVPGVGVPGVGVPGVGVPGVGVPGVGVPGVGVPGVGVPGVGVPGLVPGVGGPAAAAAAKAAAKAAKYGAGGLAPGVGGLAPGIGGLAPGVGGLAPGIGGVPGVGGLAAAAKAAAKAAKFGAGVGGVPGGVPGVAGVPGVPGVTPGVGVVPGLVPGAGVPGTGILPGAGIPQIGVQPGAKPPKFGVPGAGVPGVGIVPGALGVGGLGVGLGAGAGVPGFGVSPIFPGGVAGQLGFVGKPPKTFGGALGALGFRGGVGCAQGKFCGRKRK, encoded by the exons ATGgcaaggcaggcagctgcacCCCTCCTTCCCggagtcctcctcctcttctccatccTCCCGGCTTCTCAGCAAGGag GGGTCCCTGGTGCTATTCCGGGAGGGGGAGTCCCAGGAGCAGGCTTTTTCCCAG GTGCTGGGGTTGGAGGTTTGGGAGCAG GACTTGGGGCTGGAGGAAAACCTCTCAAACCAG GTGCTGCAGGTCTTTTCCCCGGGGGCGTCTTCCCAGgagctgccgctgccgccgcgctCAAGGCTGCTGCGAAAGCTG GTGCTGGGATTCCTGGAGCTTTCCCGGGTGGCGTGCTCCCCGGTGCAG GTGTCCGCTTCCCTGGCGTAGGGGTGCTGCCCGGAGTGCCCACTGGTGCTGGAGTGAAGCCGAAAGTTCCAG GAGCAGGAGCCTTCGCAGGAATCCCTG GCTTCGGGCCCGGCGGGATAGGAGCCGGCATCGGGGCAGGAAAGGCAGGGTACCCCACCGGGACAG GAGTtggagcacaggcagcagcagcgaaAGCAGCAGCGAAATATG GAGCCGGTGTCCTGCCCGGGGTTGGCGGCATCCCTGGAGTCGGCGGAGTGGTACCCGGTGTCGGCGTTGTCCCAGGAGCCGGAG TTGgagtgccagcagcagcagcggcagcggcgAAGGCGGCGGCGAAGGCAGGAGCTTTTG gTGCAGGGGTGCTGCCCGGCGTTGGCGGCGTCCCAGGCCTCGTGCCTGGTGTTGGCGGTGTCCCCGGCTTGGTGCCTGGTGTCCCCGGGGTGGCAG GAGTCGGGgcgccagcagcagcaaaggcagcagcaaaggcagctaaGTACG GAGCTGGTGTCGGTGTTCCTGGCGTTCCTGGCGTTCCTGGTGTTCCTGGCGTTCCTGGTGTTCCTGGCGTTCCTGGCGTCCCTGGCGTTCCTGGCGTCCCTGGCGTTGCTGGTGTCCCCGGCGTGCCCGGCGTGGCTGGGGTTCCCGGTGTGGTGCCTGGTGTCGGAG TGGGTGGCCCAGAAGCCGCGGCAGCCGCGGCGAAGGCTGCAGCGAAAGCCGCGGCGTATG GTGTGCCCGGAGTTGGCGTGCCCGGAGTTGGCGTGCCCGGAGTCGGTGTGCCTGGAGTCGGCGTGCCCGGTGTCGGCGTACCCGGAGTTGGTGTGCCCGGAGTTGGTGTGCCCGGTGTCGGCGTGCCCGGTCTGGTGCCAG gAGTTGGAGGTCCAGCGGCCGCCGCTGCTGCCAAAGCAGCTGCCAAAGCAGCCAAGTACG GAGCAGGTGGCCTGGCTCCTGGCGTGGGTGGCCTGGCTCCTGGTATAGGTGGTCTAGCTCCTGGAGTGGGTGGCCTGGCCCCTGGCATTGGAGGTGTCccag GGGTCGGAGGTCTGGCcgcagcagcaaaagcagcagcgaAGGCAGCCAAATTTG GTGCTGGGGTCGGAGGGGTGCCAGGTGGGGTGCCCGGCGTCGCCGGAGTGCCAGGAGTGCCAGGAGTGACACCCGGTGTCGGCGTTGTGCCCGGGTTGGTGCCAGGCGCAGGGGTACCCGGTACCGGCATCCTCCCCGGGGCAG GCATCCCCCAAATAGGGGTGCAGCCTGGTGCTAAACCTCCCAAATTTG GCGTTCCCGGGGCTGGAGTCCCAGGGGTTGGCATTGTCCCAG GTGCCCTCGGAGTTGGTGGCCTTGGAGTCGGGCTCGGTGCTG GGGCTGGAGTTCCCGGCTTTGGCGTATCACCGATATTTCCAG GTGGGGTCGCCGGCCAGCTGGGATTCGTTG GGAAGCCCCCCAAGACCTTCGGAGGAGCCCTCGGTGCCCTGGGCTTTAGAG GCGGCGTGGGCTGCGCACAAGGGAAGTTCTGCGGGAGGAAGCGGAAGTAA
- the ELN gene encoding elastin isoform X7: MARQAAAPLLPGVLLLFSILPASQQGGVPGAIPGGGVPGAGFFPGAGVGGLGAGLGAGGKPLKPGVGGLGGLGPLGLQPGAAGLFPGGVFPGAAAAAALKAAAKAGAGIGGVGGIGVPGGLGVPGGAVVPGGVQPGVGAAGKPPKVPGAGIPGAFPGGVLPGAGVRFPGVGVLPGVPTGAGVKPKVPGAGAFAGIPGGYGLPYSTGKLPYGFGPGGIGAGIGAGKAGYPTGTGVGAQAAAAKAAAKYGAGVLPGVGGIPGVGGVVPGVGVVPGAGVGVPAAAAAAAKAAAKAGAFGAGVLPGVGGVPGLVPGVGGVPGLVPGVPGVAGVGAPAAAKAAAKAAKYGAGVGVPGVPGVPGVPGVPGVPGVPGVPGVPGVPGVAGVPGVPGVAGVPGVVPGVGVGGPEAAAAAAKAAAKAAAYGVPGVGVPGVGVPGVGVPGVGVPGVGVPGVGVPGVGVPGVGVPGLVPGVGGPAAAAAAKAAAKAAKYGAGGLAPGVGGLAPGIGGLAPGVGGLAPGIGGVPGVGGLAAAAKAAAKAAKFGAGVGGVPGGVPGVAGVPGVPGVTPGVGVVPGLVPGAGVPGTGILPGAGIPQIGVQPGAKPPKFGVPGAGVPGVGIVPGALGVGGLGVGLGAGILYPGAVGKPPKPGFGIGGLQPGAGVPGFGVSPIFPGGVAGQLGFVGKPPKTFGGALGALGFRGGVGCAQGKFCGRKRK, translated from the exons ATGgcaaggcaggcagctgcacCCCTCCTTCCCggagtcctcctcctcttctccatccTCCCGGCTTCTCAGCAAGGag GGGTCCCTGGTGCTATTCCGGGAGGGGGAGTCCCAGGAGCAGGCTTTTTCCCAG GTGCTGGGGTTGGAGGTTTGGGAGCAG GACTTGGGGCTGGAGGAAAACCTCTCAAACCAG GGGTCGGAGGCCTCGGGGGACTTGGCCCACTTGGCCTGCAGCCAG GTGCTGCAGGTCTTTTCCCCGGGGGCGTCTTCCCAGgagctgccgctgccgccgcgctCAAGGCTGCTGCGAAAGCTG GTGCTGGCATTGGTGGCGTGGGTGGAATTGGTGTTCCTGGTGGCCTCGGGGTCCCCGGAG GTGCAGTGGTACCGGGCGGGGTGCAGCCCGGGGTTGGTGCGGCAGGGAAACCCCCCAAAGTACCAG GTGCTGGGATTCCTGGAGCTTTCCCGGGTGGCGTGCTCCCCGGTGCAG GTGTCCGCTTCCCTGGCGTAGGGGTGCTGCCCGGAGTGCCCACTGGTGCTGGAGTGAAGCCGAAAGTTCCAG GAGCAGGAGCCTTCGCAGGAATCCCTG gTGGCTATGGATTGCCCTACAGCACTGGTAAGCTGCCCTACG GCTTCGGGCCCGGCGGGATAGGAGCCGGCATCGGGGCAGGAAAGGCAGGGTACCCCACCGGGACAG GAGTtggagcacaggcagcagcagcgaaAGCAGCAGCGAAATATG GAGCCGGTGTCCTGCCCGGGGTTGGCGGCATCCCTGGAGTCGGCGGAGTGGTACCCGGTGTCGGCGTTGTCCCAGGAGCCGGAG TTGgagtgccagcagcagcagcggcagcggcgAAGGCGGCGGCGAAGGCAGGAGCTTTTG gTGCAGGGGTGCTGCCCGGCGTTGGCGGCGTCCCAGGCCTCGTGCCTGGTGTTGGCGGTGTCCCCGGCTTGGTGCCTGGTGTCCCCGGGGTGGCAG GAGTCGGGgcgccagcagcagcaaaggcagcagcaaaggcagctaaGTACG GAGCTGGTGTCGGTGTTCCTGGCGTTCCTGGCGTTCCTGGTGTTCCTGGCGTTCCTGGTGTTCCTGGCGTTCCTGGCGTCCCTGGCGTTCCTGGCGTCCCTGGCGTTGCTGGTGTCCCCGGCGTGCCCGGCGTGGCTGGGGTTCCCGGTGTGGTGCCTGGTGTCGGAG TGGGTGGCCCAGAAGCCGCGGCAGCCGCGGCGAAGGCTGCAGCGAAAGCCGCGGCGTATG GTGTGCCCGGAGTTGGCGTGCCCGGAGTTGGCGTGCCCGGAGTCGGTGTGCCTGGAGTCGGCGTGCCCGGTGTCGGCGTACCCGGAGTTGGTGTGCCCGGAGTTGGTGTGCCCGGTGTCGGCGTGCCCGGTCTGGTGCCAG gAGTTGGAGGTCCAGCGGCCGCCGCTGCTGCCAAAGCAGCTGCCAAAGCAGCCAAGTACG GAGCAGGTGGCCTGGCTCCTGGCGTGGGTGGCCTGGCTCCTGGTATAGGTGGTCTAGCTCCTGGAGTGGGTGGCCTGGCCCCTGGCATTGGAGGTGTCccag GGGTCGGAGGTCTGGCcgcagcagcaaaagcagcagcgaAGGCAGCCAAATTTG GTGCTGGGGTCGGAGGGGTGCCAGGTGGGGTGCCCGGCGTCGCCGGAGTGCCAGGAGTGCCAGGAGTGACACCCGGTGTCGGCGTTGTGCCCGGGTTGGTGCCAGGCGCAGGGGTACCCGGTACCGGCATCCTCCCCGGGGCAG GCATCCCCCAAATAGGGGTGCAGCCTGGTGCTAAACCTCCCAAATTTG GCGTTCCCGGGGCTGGAGTCCCAGGGGTTGGCATTGTCCCAG GTGCCCTCGGAGTTGGTGGCCTTGGAGTCGGGCTCGGTGCTG GAATCTTGTATCCAGGAGCTGTTGGGAAACCTCCCAAGCCAG GTTTTGGTAttggggggctgcagccag GGGCTGGAGTTCCCGGCTTTGGCGTATCACCGATATTTCCAG GTGGGGTCGCCGGCCAGCTGGGATTCGTTG GGAAGCCCCCCAAGACCTTCGGAGGAGCCCTCGGTGCCCTGGGCTTTAGAG GCGGCGTGGGCTGCGCACAAGGGAAGTTCTGCGGGAGGAAGCGGAAGTAA
- the ELN gene encoding elastin isoform X12: MARQAAAPLLPGVLLLFSILPASQQGGVPGAIPGGGVPGAGFFPGAGVGGLGAGLGAGGKPLKPGAAGLFPGGVFPGAAAAAALKAAAKAGAGIGGVGGIGVPGGLGVPGGAVVPGGVQPGVGAAGKPPKVPGAGIPGAFPGGVLPGAGVRFPGVGVLPGVPTGAGVKPKVPGAGAFAGIPGLGGFGGQQPGVPLGYPIKAPKLPGFGPGGIGAGIGAGKAGYPTGTGVGAQAAAAKAAAKYGAGVLPGVGGIPGVGGVVPGVGVVPGAGVGVPAAAAAAAKAAAKAGAFGAGVLPGVGGVPGLVPGVGGVPGLVPGVPGVAGVGAPAAAKAAAKAAKYGAGVGVPGVPGVPGVPGVPGVPGVPGVPGVPGVPGVAGVPGVPGVAGVPGVVPGVGVGGPEAAAAAAKAAAKAAAYGVPGVGVPGVGVPGVGVPGVGVPGVGVPGVGVPGVGVPGVGVPGLVPGVGGPAAAAAAKAAAKAAKYGAGGLAPGVGGLAPGIGGLAPGVGGLAPGIGGVPGVGGLAAAAKAAAKAAKFGAGVGGVPGGVPGVAGVPGVPGVTPGVGVVPGLVPGAGVPGTGILPGAGIPQIGVQPGAKPPKFGVPGAGVPGVGIVPGALGVGGLGVGLGAGAGVPGFGVSPIFPGGVAGQLGFVGKPPKTFGGALGALGFRGGVGCAQGKFCGRKRK, encoded by the exons ATGgcaaggcaggcagctgcacCCCTCCTTCCCggagtcctcctcctcttctccatccTCCCGGCTTCTCAGCAAGGag GGGTCCCTGGTGCTATTCCGGGAGGGGGAGTCCCAGGAGCAGGCTTTTTCCCAG GTGCTGGGGTTGGAGGTTTGGGAGCAG GACTTGGGGCTGGAGGAAAACCTCTCAAACCAG GTGCTGCAGGTCTTTTCCCCGGGGGCGTCTTCCCAGgagctgccgctgccgccgcgctCAAGGCTGCTGCGAAAGCTG GTGCTGGCATTGGTGGCGTGGGTGGAATTGGTGTTCCTGGTGGCCTCGGGGTCCCCGGAG GTGCAGTGGTACCGGGCGGGGTGCAGCCCGGGGTTGGTGCGGCAGGGAAACCCCCCAAAGTACCAG GTGCTGGGATTCCTGGAGCTTTCCCGGGTGGCGTGCTCCCCGGTGCAG GTGTCCGCTTCCCTGGCGTAGGGGTGCTGCCCGGAGTGCCCACTGGTGCTGGAGTGAAGCCGAAAGTTCCAG GAGCAGGAGCCTTCGCAGGAATCCCTG GACTGGGAGGTTTTGGAGGTCAGCAGCCCGGTGTCCCTCTGGGGTATCCCATCAAAGCTCCTAAGCTCCCAG GCTTCGGGCCCGGCGGGATAGGAGCCGGCATCGGGGCAGGAAAGGCAGGGTACCCCACCGGGACAG GAGTtggagcacaggcagcagcagcgaaAGCAGCAGCGAAATATG GAGCCGGTGTCCTGCCCGGGGTTGGCGGCATCCCTGGAGTCGGCGGAGTGGTACCCGGTGTCGGCGTTGTCCCAGGAGCCGGAG TTGgagtgccagcagcagcagcggcagcggcgAAGGCGGCGGCGAAGGCAGGAGCTTTTG gTGCAGGGGTGCTGCCCGGCGTTGGCGGCGTCCCAGGCCTCGTGCCTGGTGTTGGCGGTGTCCCCGGCTTGGTGCCTGGTGTCCCCGGGGTGGCAG GAGTCGGGgcgccagcagcagcaaaggcagcagcaaaggcagctaaGTACG GAGCTGGTGTCGGTGTTCCTGGCGTTCCTGGCGTTCCTGGTGTTCCTGGCGTTCCTGGTGTTCCTGGCGTTCCTGGCGTCCCTGGCGTTCCTGGCGTCCCTGGCGTTGCTGGTGTCCCCGGCGTGCCCGGCGTGGCTGGGGTTCCCGGTGTGGTGCCTGGTGTCGGAG TGGGTGGCCCAGAAGCCGCGGCAGCCGCGGCGAAGGCTGCAGCGAAAGCCGCGGCGTATG GTGTGCCCGGAGTTGGCGTGCCCGGAGTTGGCGTGCCCGGAGTCGGTGTGCCTGGAGTCGGCGTGCCCGGTGTCGGCGTACCCGGAGTTGGTGTGCCCGGAGTTGGTGTGCCCGGTGTCGGCGTGCCCGGTCTGGTGCCAG gAGTTGGAGGTCCAGCGGCCGCCGCTGCTGCCAAAGCAGCTGCCAAAGCAGCCAAGTACG GAGCAGGTGGCCTGGCTCCTGGCGTGGGTGGCCTGGCTCCTGGTATAGGTGGTCTAGCTCCTGGAGTGGGTGGCCTGGCCCCTGGCATTGGAGGTGTCccag GGGTCGGAGGTCTGGCcgcagcagcaaaagcagcagcgaAGGCAGCCAAATTTG GTGCTGGGGTCGGAGGGGTGCCAGGTGGGGTGCCCGGCGTCGCCGGAGTGCCAGGAGTGCCAGGAGTGACACCCGGTGTCGGCGTTGTGCCCGGGTTGGTGCCAGGCGCAGGGGTACCCGGTACCGGCATCCTCCCCGGGGCAG GCATCCCCCAAATAGGGGTGCAGCCTGGTGCTAAACCTCCCAAATTTG GCGTTCCCGGGGCTGGAGTCCCAGGGGTTGGCATTGTCCCAG GTGCCCTCGGAGTTGGTGGCCTTGGAGTCGGGCTCGGTGCTG GGGCTGGAGTTCCCGGCTTTGGCGTATCACCGATATTTCCAG GTGGGGTCGCCGGCCAGCTGGGATTCGTTG GGAAGCCCCCCAAGACCTTCGGAGGAGCCCTCGGTGCCCTGGGCTTTAGAG GCGGCGTGGGCTGCGCACAAGGGAAGTTCTGCGGGAGGAAGCGGAAGTAA